From the genome of Desulfuromonas sp.:
ACGATGTTCTGGTCCAGCATCTCCGCATCCGGGTGGGAGACGAGTCCGGCGGGCCTGCTCCGAGCAACCGCGACGGTCTGCAGATCCTGTGGGACAATGCCTACAACGTCGTGGTTGACCATCTTTCGGTAAGTTGGGCCATCGATGAGAACGGAAGCACCTGGTTGTCGCACGATGTCACGATCAGCAATACCATCTTCAGTGAAGCCTTGAGCAACTCATCGCACACCAAGGGCGAGCATTCCAAGGGATTCCTGATCGGGGATGGTTCAGAGAGAATTGCTCTTATCGGGAACCTTTTGGCCCATAACAATGATCGACAGCCCCTGATCAAGGCCGGCTCTTCTGTCCTCCAACTGAACAACCTCGGGTACGACGGTGGTGGTGGAGACTGGGTCGGCGTTGGGGTAGACGGTGAAAACACCGGGAAGCCAGCCTTTTTGTCCGCCGTAGGGAATGTGTTCCTTATCGGCCCCGATTCAAGGGCCTACCCCGGTGGCTATCGATACGCTTATTCGTCAGCGACCTCCACGCCGGCGGGAACAGAGGTTTGCCTTGAGGACAACAGTTTCCCCGGTGGGACGTTGTGGAAGGGTGATGCAAGCCTGAGGGTGGCTACCCGCCCGGCCGACACCTGGACTTCCCCCTTAACCGTAAGGCCGAGTAGTCAAGTCGAAGCATACGTTACCCAAAATGCAGGAGCGAGACCTGCTGACCTGGATGCGGTGGATGAAAGGATTATGCATGAAGTCCTGACCCGCACAGGCAATATCATTGACACCCCCGGGCAGGTGGGTGGTTGGCCGAACCTGGCCGTCGTAACGCGTACATTCCCGACCCCGGCTAACCCCAACGGCGACGATGATGGCGATGGTTACACCAACCTCGAAGAGGTCCTCCATCAGATGGCAGCCGAGGTGGAGGGCAGGCTCTAGCCCTAAAGTCGGCTTTGAAATAAAGCCAAGCTGATGTCGTAATAATTTAAGGCCGGGTTCCGTTTTGGAATCCGGCCTTTTTTTTCGTTTCGAGAA
Proteins encoded in this window:
- a CDS encoding Calx-beta domain-containing protein, encoding PSGGAALGTTSTIAVTIADNDVAVPVPGSFEFAVSSASVGESEGQVDITIKRVGGSDGAVAVDWRTSGVTATFAEDYGNFSWTPVTFADGETSKTQSITIVDDSLAEDNEIFNVILGNQAGGTALGTTSTVAVTIIDNDEAPTETTPPPTTPPASGDLRVFPGAEGFGTDTPAGRGGTIYKVTNLNDSGPGSLRAACEASGPRTVVFEISGTITLNSDIRISNPYLTVAGQTAPSPGITLRRAGLFITGHDVLVQHLRIRVGDESGGPAPSNRDGLQILWDNAYNVVVDHLSVSWAIDENGSTWLSHDVTISNTIFSEALSNSSHTKGEHSKGFLIGDGSERIALIGNLLAHNNDRQPLIKAGSSVLQLNNLGYDGGGGDWVGVGVDGENTGKPAFLSAVGNVFLIGPDSRAYPGGYRYAYSSATSTPAGTEVCLEDNSFPGGTLWKGDASLRVATRPADTWTSPLTVRPSSQVEAYVTQNAGARPADLDAVDERIMHEVLTRTGNIIDTPGQVGGWPNLAVVTRTFPTPANPNGDDDGDGYTNLEEVLHQMAAEVEGRL